A stretch of DNA from Terriglobia bacterium:
CCGGTTCAGTCTCGGCGGATTGAAGAATGCCACGAGCGGCGGCAACGATAGTAAGCAGAGTGCTTCCGTCAGCGGTTCGGGCGGATCTCGAGGCGTCGATCGCGAGCTGAATGCGAAAGGCGGCAGCAATCCGGCGGCGGTCGCAGTTATGATTACCGACGCGGAGCTTGCGGCATTCATCCGTGAAGGAAATCTGCACGGATAGGCCGGGCCAACCAAACGTTTTAGCCGCAGATGACGCGGATGACGCAGATGGGGCGCTTCCAAAGTTCGTTTTTGCGCCCCATCTGCGTCATCCGCGTCATCTGCGGCTAAAACGTTTCCCGTAATTACTCCACAGTCTCAACTTTGATGAAGTTTGTCTTCCCCGCAACGTGCAGGGGGGCCCCGCCGGTAATCACAACGTGCTGGCCCGGTTCGATGTGGCCGGCGCGGCGGGCAGCGTCGATCGAGAAACGAATCATGTCGTCCATGGTGTCCGCCGATGGGATCGACAGCGGAATCACGCCCCAGCAGAGGGACAGGAAATCGAGCGTGGCTTCGTTCGGCGTGGTTGCGATGACCGGCATCAGGGGTCGAAACCGGGAGACCCGGCTGGCCGTGGATCCCGACCAGGTCGGCGTGATGATCGCGGCGGCGCCCACCTCCTTGGCGATGAAGTAGCTCGAGCTGCTGATGGCGTCTTCCGTAACCGGCTCGACCGGAAGATTCTCGAACTTGAGCGTATCGAGCGAATCCTCGGCCGCGCGTGCAATGCGGTCCATCATCATGACGGCTTCCGCCGGATACTTCCCTGCCGCTGTTTCTTCGGACAGCATGACGGCATCGGCTCCATCGAGAATAGCGTTGGCCACATCGTTAACTTCCGCGCGCGTCGGACGCGGATTGTCGACCATATGCAGGAGCATCTGCGTCGCGGTGATGACGGGTTTCCCAAGCGCGTTGCATTTATGAATGATCGCCTTCTGGACCAGCGGCACCTTTTCGAGATCGATCTCCACGCCAAGGTCGCCGCGAGCCACCATGACCGCCTGCGAAACCGCGACGATACTGTCGATGTTATCGACTGCCGCATGCTTTTCGATTTTTGCGACGATCGGAATTTTCCCGCCATGCCCTTCGAGGATCTCTCGACAAGCGAGGATATCGGCAGCCTTGCGGACAAAGCTCAAAGCGATCGCATCGACGCCTTCTTCAAGACCGATAACAATGTCCTGGCGATCTTTCGGGGTCAGCGATTCCACATGCACTTCCGACGCCGGCAGGTTGACGCCTTTATGGGAGCTCAGCGGTCCGCCGACGATCACACGGCAATGAATGTCCGGGCCGGCAATCTTCTCGACACGCAGTTCGATGTTGCCGTCGGCGAGAAGAATCGGATGGCCGGCCTTCACGTCATCCACCATCGTCTTCAATGAAACCGAGGCGCGGCGGGCGTCGCCCTGAACCGTGCCGGTGGTGAGCGTGAAATCCTGCCCCGGCTGGAGCTGGACCACGCCGTTGCCGATGATTCCGATACGAATCTTGGGCCCCTGCAGGTCCTGCAGGATCGCGACGGGCTTGTTCAAGGCCTTCCGGACACGTTTGACCTTTCGCACAAGGTCCCGCTGATACTCCGGCGTGCCGTGGGAAAAGTTGAGCCGCGCGACGTTCATTCCCGCCGCGATCAGTCTGGCGATCATGTCCTCGCTGTCGGACGCGGGACCGATCGTACAAACGATCTTCGTGCGGCGGATCATTTCGAATCCTTCCGGGAATTCAAGCGGTCGAGCGTGGCTTTGATTTCGGGTGAATCCGGCCGGATGCGCTGGGCTTCCTCGCCTGCCGCGATGGCTTCTTTCACGTGCCCCATCTTTTCGTATGCGGCGGAAAGCAGCGTATAGGCATCGAAGGCGCGGGGATCGACCTCGAGCGCGCGGCTGAGGTTATCGATGGCGGTGCCGGTGTCTCCCTGGTCGAGATAAGTCCGGCCTCGCTCGACGAGCACCGTCAGATTCAATGGATTGAGCTGCAGCGCGCGATCGTAGTTATCCTGAGCTTCCTTCATCTCGTGGCGGCGGACGTAATAGTTCGCGGCATTCGCGTAGACGGCCTCATTCTCCGGATCGGTCTTCATCGCCTGTTGCAGCAGCGGCAGAGCCTGCCCGGCGCGGCCTGAGTCCTGATAGATAATCGCAAGGTTGTTCATCGCCTCGAAACTCAACGGGCTTGCCTTGATTGCACGCTGATACAGATCGGCGGCTTTGGCGGTTTCACCGAGCCGGTCATACATCCAGCCGAGGTTGTAGAGATACGTGGCGTTATTGGGTTCGAGGTTCACAGCCGCTTCCATCAGTTGGATGATCCTTTGCGGATCCGGCTTGGATGCCCCGAGCGCGAGGCTGGCGAGACGCGACACCGGTTCGCCGCTCCGGGGATAAAGGTCGCGAGCCTGTTCGGCATAGTGTGTCGCGTCGGAAATACGGCCGAGACGCTGATATGAGGTGCCGATGGTCAGGAGCGCATCGTAATTCCTGGGATCGTCGTCGAGAACCTTCCCTGCTTCTTCGGCCGCCTTCGTGTAGAGTCCGGGCTCGTAGATTCCCGCGTATCTGAAAATGAAAGAACGGACGAGATGATCGGCCTTCGGTAGCAGGTCCTCAAGACGCGCGAGGATAAAGTAGTCCTGCTCGAGCCGCTCGGCGCGATAGGCGTTTTCCCAGTGCTTGACGTCGCCGGTGATGGCGGCGAGAGCGACCTCGGCGGAGAGCTTATGCAAAAGACCGGCGGAGGCGCGCTGGAAGCTGGCGATCGCTTGATCCGTCTGGCCGGTCATCCAGTAGGCCTTGCCGAGTTCGAGATCGAATGGAGCCGCTCCCGCTTGCCCGGCAGCGGCATCGATCGCGGCCTGGTAACGGCCGACCTTCACCAGGTTTTTCACCAACTGAGGTATCACCTCGGTTTTTGAAGGATCGCGCTTGAGAGCGAGCTGCGCCTCCAGAACAGAACGCTCCAGGTCCTCGCGATCCGCCTGAATTCTGTATTCGTATGCCCGGACAAATTGGCTTTGCGCCAGGAAAAACCGGACGGCGAGATCCTGGAC
This window harbors:
- a CDS encoding tetratricopeptide repeat protein — translated: MKRFVVLGAALLFMLVGAAFLLSLLNRPGKTDYQLAKGRSQLFTENYLAALQTLRDIPDSGKRGPEAHSYLGAAYLKLHLYKAAIKEFEEAVKDRPKESDPWIGLASSYIELGDASKAADEARRATEIEKRSGEAWIALGRAEWQEQSFDQAEKAALKARELEPDSPAVSDLLMHIYFDGAQPDKFKAELDRNPKVSKPVQDLAVRFFLAQSQFVRAYEYRIQADREDLERSVLEAQLALKRDPSKTEVIPQLVKNLVKVGRYQAAIDAAAGQAGAAPFDLELGKAYWMTGQTDQAIASFQRASAGLLHKLSAEVALAAITGDVKHWENAYRAERLEQDYFILARLEDLLPKADHLVRSFIFRYAGIYEPGLYTKAAEEAGKVLDDDPRNYDALLTIGTSYQRLGRISDATHYAEQARDLYPRSGEPVSRLASLALGASKPDPQRIIQLMEAAVNLEPNNATYLYNLGWMYDRLGETAKAADLYQRAIKASPLSFEAMNNLAIIYQDSGRAGQALPLLQQAMKTDPENEAVYANAANYYVRRHEMKEAQDNYDRALQLNPLNLTVLVERGRTYLDQGDTGTAIDNLSRALEVDPRAFDAYTLLSAAYEKMGHVKEAIAAGEEAQRIRPDSPEIKATLDRLNSRKDSK
- the pyk gene encoding pyruvate kinase, giving the protein MIRRTKIVCTIGPASDSEDMIARLIAAGMNVARLNFSHGTPEYQRDLVRKVKRVRKALNKPVAILQDLQGPKIRIGIIGNGVVQLQPGQDFTLTTGTVQGDARRASVSLKTMVDDVKAGHPILLADGNIELRVEKIAGPDIHCRVIVGGPLSSHKGVNLPASEVHVESLTPKDRQDIVIGLEEGVDAIALSFVRKAADILACREILEGHGGKIPIVAKIEKHAAVDNIDSIVAVSQAVMVARGDLGVEIDLEKVPLVQKAIIHKCNALGKPVITATQMLLHMVDNPRPTRAEVNDVANAILDGADAVMLSEETAAGKYPAEAVMMMDRIARAAEDSLDTLKFENLPVEPVTEDAISSSSYFIAKEVGAAAIITPTWSGSTASRVSRFRPLMPVIATTPNEATLDFLSLCWGVIPLSIPSADTMDDMIRFSIDAARRAGHIEPGQHVVITGGAPLHVAGKTNFIKVETVE